From a region of the Chitinophaga caseinilytica genome:
- a CDS encoding FAD-dependent oxidoreductase: protein METVDYILVGQGVAGTLLGWEMRQAGLKIAQFDDGRGDAASRLAAGIINPVSGRKFEVAWQYDVVYPRAKATYRAMEAALGISVFTERDIWNVWTSAQMRDAFAQHPTPYSIVSPAPRYAGLLEAPFGAGIVSGANVDLGTLLPAWAAHAGVRRETLDIPLLQLTDKGVEYKGLQAKAVIFCEGVASPQNPWFGKLKFLPNKGEALIVRLPFDTTDIIKKGVTLVPLGHQTFWAGATFSWDYPDTSPTPEARAHIESQLRQLLKTDFEVIDHKAAVRPSGPDRRPMAGLHPKFPQVGIFNGMGSKGCSLAPWAAAKFVGNLVKGEEMPPEIDITRFFNALR, encoded by the coding sequence ATGGAAACAGTTGATTACATACTCGTAGGCCAGGGCGTAGCCGGCACCCTGCTGGGCTGGGAAATGCGGCAGGCAGGGCTGAAGATCGCGCAGTTCGACGACGGGCGGGGCGATGCCGCGTCGCGCCTGGCGGCGGGGATCATCAATCCTGTTTCCGGCCGGAAGTTCGAAGTGGCGTGGCAGTACGACGTCGTGTACCCCCGGGCGAAAGCCACCTACAGGGCCATGGAGGCGGCTTTGGGCATATCGGTGTTTACGGAGCGCGATATCTGGAACGTGTGGACCTCCGCCCAGATGCGCGACGCCTTCGCCCAGCATCCCACGCCCTACAGCATCGTTTCCCCGGCCCCGCGGTACGCCGGCCTCCTGGAAGCACCCTTCGGCGCGGGGATCGTCTCGGGTGCGAACGTAGACCTGGGAACGCTGCTGCCCGCCTGGGCCGCCCATGCCGGGGTGCGCCGCGAAACACTCGATATCCCTTTGCTTCAGTTGACGGATAAAGGCGTGGAATACAAGGGGTTGCAAGCCAAAGCGGTGATCTTCTGCGAGGGCGTGGCCTCACCGCAAAACCCCTGGTTCGGCAAGCTCAAATTCCTTCCCAACAAAGGCGAAGCCCTCATCGTCCGCCTCCCGTTCGATACTACGGATATCATTAAGAAAGGCGTCACCCTCGTGCCCCTCGGCCATCAAACCTTCTGGGCCGGCGCCACCTTCTCCTGGGATTACCCGGACACTTCGCCCACCCCGGAAGCCCGCGCCCACATCGAATCCCAGCTCCGGCAACTGCTGAAAACAGACTTCGAGGTCATCGATCATAAAGCCGCCGTTCGCCCCTCGGGGCCAGACCGTAGGCCCATGGCGGGCTTACACCCGAAGTTCCCACAAGTGGGGATTTTCAACGGCATGGGCTCCAAAGGCTGTTCCCTCGCGCCCTGGGCCGCCGCCAAATTCGTGGGGAACCTGGTGAAAGGGGAAGAAATGCCGCCGGAAATAGACATTACACGGTTTTTTAATGCCTTGCGGTAG